CATACCGCGCCCCTGACGGATCAGGATCGGGTCGTCGAACAGGTCGCGCAGCCGTGCCAGAGAAGCGCTCACCGCGGACTGGCCGAGAAAGAGCCTTTCGGCGACACGGGTGACATTGCGCTCGAACATCAGGGCCTCGAAGACCACCAGCAGATTGAGATCGACACGGCGCAGTTCATTTCGGTTCATGGGGCTGTCCCGGTGACGGAATCGGCAGGCAGTGGAGCGTCGCGGACTACGCTGCGCCAGGCCAGGGGCGGCACGCCGACGCTGCGGGTGAAGCTGCGGCAGAAGTGCGCCTGGTCGCAGTAACCGCATTCGAGGCCGATCTGGATCAGGCTCAGCTCGGAATGGCGGATGAGTTCCTTGGCCCGGGCAATGCGCTGGCGGTGGATCCACTCCTGCGGCGAAACGCCGGTGCTGCACTTGAAGGCCCGGGAGAAATGGCTGCGGGATAGCGAGCAGGCATCGGCCAGGGCGGTGACTTCCAGGCTGCCTCCGAGGTTGGCCTGAATCAGTTGCTTGACCAACCGCTCACGGCTGGCGCTGAGACCACCGGATTCACCGTTGTCCTGGCCCTCTCGTGGCACCGCTCCGGGGCTGCCAGAGGTGTAGGGGTCGAGTTGTGCCATCAGGAACTTCCATTGTCGCGGGGCTGACTGAAGGATGTCCTGCCCGATCGTGAAGCACTGCACACCCGAGTAGCGGGCAAGTGCGAGGGATTTCATCGACCTCCGGGGCTCAACAAGGGTAGGCAAGGTCGTCCACCTTGCCCCGGAAACCTCCCCGAAATATTGCCAGCGGCCCGACGAACGGCAACCGTCACGAGGGACCGGTTACGGACATGAAAGTGCCAGATGCAGACACGGCCTCAGCCGAATTGCCGGCGGTACTGCAGGGGCGTGAGTCCGAGGCGCTCGACGAAGCGCTGGCGCATCAGGCGCACGCTTCCAAAGCCGCTGCGGAATGCGATGGTCTTCAGCGGCAGGTCACTGGATTCCAGCAGTCCCCGCGCATGGTCGATGCGGACGTTCTGCAGGAACTCCATCGGCGTCATGCCCACTTCACGGGCGAACAACCGGGCGAAATGGCGCGGGCTCATGGAAGCGATCTCCGCCATCTGCGCAATGCTGAAGGACTGGTCCAGGTGCTCTACGACATGGTTCTGCACCCGATTGATGGCCGTTTCCTGGGTGGTCAGGCTGGCCACCAGGGGACTGAACTGGGCCTGCCCACCCTGGCGGGTCATCACCACGAGCAGGACCTTGGCTACGTCCAGAGCCACCTTGCGGCCGTGGTCCAGCGCCACCATGGACAGCGCAAGGTCGATGCCGGCTGTGACACCGCCGGAAGTCACCAGGCGCCGGTCCTCCAGGAAGATGTGATCGGTCTCCACCTGCGCCCGGGGAAAGGCCTTGGTCAGCCGTTCGGTGTAGTTCCAGTGAGTGGTCACTCGGTGACCGTCCAGCAGCCCCGCATGGCCGAGGATGAAGGCTCCGGTGCAGATGGAGCCGTAACGAGCCGACCGCTCGCAGGCGCCCGGCAGCCAGGCCACGAGGTCGGGATGACATTCGTGGTAGGCGCCAGGGCCACCCGGAACCAACAGCAGGTCATAGGTCTCGTCGGCCCGCGCCAGGGTCAGCTCGGCCCGCATCATCAGGCCGTTGGATGCGCGGATGGTCCCGGATTCGGGGCCGATGGTGACGATGTGGTAGTGATGCTCCGGCCTCAGATAGCGATTGGCGATGGAGAAGACTTCCATGGGCCCTGCGATATCCAGGAGCAGGACGTCATGAAATAGAACGATTGCGATTTTCTTCATGGACTTACGAAACGCGAGCGCTGAGCACGCTCGTGGAGTTCTGAAGGAGTTGATGCGACCCAATCGATATTCGATTGGGTCGAGGCGTCAAGGGCCGTCGACACCACCAGTGGAAGCCCAGGCCAACGAAATCCCCATCGGTGAAATTGTGGTCGATTTCAGGCGGTGGGGATATTCGGTATCAGGTTTTTTTCATACCTCCCACGTAATGACAGATGCGTATTTCCACACCCTCTGTTTGAAATTGGCGTACCGACGCTTCGATCCTGAGTTCCCCGCGAGTGACCCGACCGTGATGGCGCAGATGCTCCAGCCAGGACTCTTCAAAGAAGAACTCGAGCCACAAGCGCGGGTTGGAACTGTTCTGCATCAGCCCCCAAGACAGGGCGCCGTTGCGTTTACGCATGTGCTCCAGCTCCAGGGCGGCCGCCTTGAAAGCCGCGACTTTTTCGGGGGCGATGTCGTATTCGAGGGTCACCATCACCGGGCCGCCTTCCTGGTCCAGCTCGGCACTCAGTAGCGGTGCGGGCCAATGCAGCGAGGGCGCCAGGTCTTCCGCCTCGGTCGCCGGCAGCTTGACCTTGAGGGTTGCCAATGTACCTGCTGCCAGGCCGGCGGCAGCCAGGATCAATGCCAGGGAAATGGAGGCATGGCTGGCGATGCTCCCCCACAGCAGACCACCGGCTGCCATACCGCCGAAGAAGATGAGGATGTAGACCGACAGCGCCCGGGCGCGCACCCAGGCCGGCACCGAGGTCTGGGCGGAAACCTGGAGGCTGGACAGCACCGCGATCCAGGCGGCACCGCTGACGAACATGACGGGCATCAACAGGTGGAAGTTGCGCAGGAAAGCCAGGCCCAGCAGCACGGCAGCGTAGAGCAGGCTGGCGCCGGCCACCAGGTAATCGCGCTGGACCCGCTCCCGCAGGCGCGGCAAGAGCATGGCCCCGCAGACTGCCCCGATCCCCACGCTGGCCAACAGCAGGCCGAAGTCAGCTGCAGTGCCTTGTAGCTCCGTTCGCACGATCAGCGGCAACAGGGCCATGCCGGCACTGGCGCAGAGAAAGAATGCCAACGCCCGAACCAGGACTGCCTGGAGGGGACGGGAGCTCCGGGCGAAGCGGGCTCCGGTTCGAATGGCACCCAGGAATCGCTCAGCCGGGAGCAGGGGTTCGGCCACCTCGCGCTTCCAGAGCAGCAGCACCAGGATCACGCCGAAGAACGACACCGCATTGATGGCGAACGTCAGCCAGGGGCCCACCAGGCTGACCAGCACGCCGGCGAGAGCAGGTCCGATTGCACGGGAGAGGTTGATGCCAACGCTGGACAGCGCCACGGCAGAGGGAAGGTCGGCCTTATCCACCAGCTCAGGCGAAAGTGCGCTCCAGGCGGGCATCATCAGAGCGGTCCCGACACCCAGGCCAAGGGTCAGCAACAACAGCAAGGAAACCGTTATCGCGCCGCTGAGGCTGAGCAGCGCCAGTACGACTGCCACGGCGGACATCCAGAGCTGCACGACCAGCAGGTAGCGACGTTTGTCGACGATATCCGCCAGGGCGCCGGCCGGTAGCGCCAGGAAGAACATTGGCAGTGATGCGGCTACCTGGATCATTGCCACATGCAAGGGGCTGGCTGAAAGCGAAGTCATCAGCCAGCCGGCGCCTACTTCATGCATCCAGGTGCCGATGTTGGAGGCAATGCTGGCCAACCACAGCCATCGGAAGGTGGAGTGACGCAACGGACTCCAGGGGGAAGGAGAGGAATTGGTCATGGCCGGCTCGGGTCCTTGGGTGGGTATTCGAGTATCGGATACAGGCGATCGATGCCGTCACCGGCTTGAGTGCCGTGACCATGCAGCCTTCCGTCGAAACCAAATGGTCACTATGGCCGAGTCCACACGACCGGATATTGCATGCATGTGCTCCATGGTGCAGGTCCAATCGGCTCGCTGGAACGACGCCACGGGCTCGGCGCCATCAAGTGCGTACCGAATGAGCGGAGTGCCCCGGGTAATGGAGGGCCGTCAGCCTTGGGGACATGTCCTTTGGGCGCGGTGTACCGGGTCTCGGGTACACCTGTTGAGCGCCCCATTGCGATCGCGGGAGGTCGGGCCAGCCCGGATGCAATCCGGGGAGCGGGGTTCCGCCTTGGCTCCGGATCCGGGCTTTGCGCACCAGGAACACGGTGCCTTTGGCGCGATGCGCGCTACGGGGGATCAGGCGTGGGGATTGGTCAGGTGGGCAGGCGTCCTGAAACAGGGCTCCCCTCCCCCGGGAGGGAGAGGAGCCGCCGGGATCAGGCGGTGAGCTTGGTGAGGGCTTCGCGGTACTTGTCGGCGGTTTTCTGGGCGACGTCGGCGGGTACGGCGGGGGCCGGCGGTTCCTTGTTCCAGCCGGTGGACTCGAGCCAGTCGCGAACGAACTGCTTGTCGAAGCTGGGCGGGTTCTTGCCTTCGACGTAGCTTTCCACGGGCCAGAAGCGGCTGGAGTCGGGGGTGAGCACTTCGTCCATGAGGGTCAGGGTGCCGTCTTCGTCGATGCCGAACTCGAACTTGGTGTCGGCGATGATGATGCCGCGGGTGGCGGCGTATTCGACGGCGGTGCTGTACAGGGCGATGGCGGTGTCACGGACCTTGGCGGCCAGTTCCTTGCCGATGATGGCTTCGCACTGCTCGAAGGAGATGTTCTCGTCGTGGTCGCCGACGGCGGCCTTGGTGGAGGGGGTGAAGATGGGCTGGGGCAGCTTGGAGGCCTCCTTGAGGCCGGCCGGCAGCTGGATGCCGCAGACGGTGCCGCTCTTCTGGTACTCCTTCCAGCCGGAGCCGACGATGTAGCCACGGACGATGGCTTCGACGGCGACGGGCTTGAGGCGCTTGGCGACGACGGCGCGGCCTTCCACCAGGGGCAGTTCGGCGGCGGGCACCACGTCTTCCACCCGGTCGCCGGTGAAGTGGTTGGGGACGATGTCCTTGAGTTTGTCGAACCAGAAGTTGGAGATGGCGGTGAGGATCTTGCCTTTCTCCGGGATGGGCTGGTCGAGGATGACGTCGAACGCGGAAAGGCGGTCGGTGGCGACCATCAGCATGCGCTTGTCGTCGATTTCGTAGAGGTCACGGACCTTGCCCGAGTAGATCTTCTTCAAGCTGAGGGTGGTGGGTGTGCTCATGTGATTTCCGCCTTTATCAAACGAAACAGGCGAAACCCGGGGGTTTCGCCTTGTTGTGTTCCACGTTCCGCCGCGTTGCGGCGAGTCGCTTAGCCGAGGTTTTCCTGGATCAGGGTCAGCACGCGGCGCGCCACGTCGGCGGGTGCCACGGTGTTGATGTCCTTCTCGACGGTGACCTGCACGGTGTCGCCGACGCGGGTCAGGCGAACCTGGAAGCGCTCGGCACGGGCTTCGATTTCTTCCTCGCTGGGGTCGCTGCCCCACAGGCGGCTGAAGAAGCCGGGTTTCTCGTCCTTCTTCTCGGCGCCTTCGGCCAGGTTGATGTAGTACACACCCAGGCTGCGGTTGAGGTCGTCGACGCGGACGTCGGCGGTTTCCAGGGCGCGGCCAACGCTGGACCAGGAGCGGTCGAAGTCGGCGCCGAGGCTCAGCAGCGGGTTGCCGTTGCCGTCTTCGGAGAGGGTCACGCGGCTGGGGGCGTCGAAGTCGCGGGCGGCGAGCAGGGAGACGGAGCCGCCCTGTTCGGCGCTGCGGGCCATGCTGGCGAGCATTTCGTCCAGCAGCGCGGCTTCGAGGCTCGGGCTGTCGGAGCGGCTCGGCCAGCCGGTGTCGGCGCTGCTGCCGGCCGGACGGGTCACGGTGGTGACGAAGATCTCGCTGGTGTTGCGCTGCACGCCCGGCTCGATGCGCACGCGGGCACGCAGTTCGCTGTCGGGCTCGACGCCACTGACGCGGCTGCCGAGGCGGCGGGCCAAGGGGCCGGAGAGTTGGTCGAGGCGCTGCCAGTCGGTGGTGAATTCACCGGTCTGCGGGCGCTCGTCGACGACGCGGAAGCCGCCGTCTTCGAAGAACTGGCGGGCCACCGGCCAGACTTCGGCCGGTACGCGCTGGGCGACGACCCAGCGGGAGTCGCCGCTCTTCTGCAGGCTGTAGTCGCTGACCTCGCCACGGGCCTGGAGGGCCTGCGGGCGGGGTACTTCGAACTCACCTTCGGTGGTGCGGGTGTCGGCGACGTTCATCGGCACCGGCAGCAGGGGGTCGAGGCGCTTGGCGTCGACGTCCTGCGGCAGTTGCATGGGAGCGGTCTGGCGCGCCTCGAGGTAGTCGCTGCCGCGGTCGCGGAAATAGCCATCTTTACCCCAGAGCCAGCCGCAACCGCTGGTGCTGGAAATGATCAGTGCGAGAGCGGAGAGTCCGGCCAGTCGCTTCATGCGGGAGTTTTCCTTGGATTAGGCGAGTACGCCGGACTGGCGCATTGCTTGACGCAGCGGTTCGTGGCAGCGCGGGCTGAGCCAGGTCAGCGGCAGGCGGATACCGTCGGGGATGAGGCCCATCTCGTGCAGGGCGAACTTCACCGGAATCGGGTTGGATTCGATGAACAGGGCCTTGTGCAAGGGCATCAGCTTGTCGTTGATGGCGCGGGCGGCGGCGGCATCGCCCGCCATGGCGGCGGCGCAGAGGTCGGCCATGGCGCGGGGGGCGACGTTGGCGGTGACGGAGATGTTGCCCTTGCCGCCCATGAGCATCAGCTCGACGGCGGTGGCGTCGTCACCGGAGTAGACGAGGAACTCCTTGCTGACGCGATCCAGGACTTCCTGGCCGCGCTGCAGGTCGCCGGTGGCTTCCTTGATGCCGATGATGTTGCTGATCTTGGACAGGCGCTCGACGGTTTCCGGGAGCATGTCGCAGACGGTACGGCCCGGCACGTTGTAGAGGATCTGCGGAATGGCCACGGCTTCGGCGATGTGGCGGAAGTGCTGGTACAGGCCTTCCTGGGTCGGCTTGTTGTAATACGGGGTCACCAGCAGGCAGGCATCGGCGCCCACGCCCTTGGCGGCGGAGGTCAGCTCGACCGACTCACGGGTGGAGTTGCCACCGGTGCCGGCGATGACCGGGATGCGGCCGTTGACCTGGTCGACCACGCGACGGATGACCTCGACGTGCTCCTTGACGTCCAGGGTCGCGGACTCGCCGGTGGTGCCGACGGCGACTATGGCGTTGGTACCCTCTTGAAGATGGAAGTCAACGAGCTTGGAAAGGCTGTCCCAGTCCAATTGACCCTGCGCATCCATGGGCGTAACCAGTGCCACCATACTGCCCGCAATCATGCAACCGCTCCTGCCGGAAAAAGAGAGCCGTAATGGTACTGTCGGCTCTGGCCTTGCACAAGGTGAACACAAGCGCCGTCAGGCGGTTGCGGCATTTCCCTCGGCGGCGCTTTTCGCTAACCTTCCCCGTTTGAACCGCGCGGCCCCGGCCGCCCTCCCCTCGCTTTAGGAACGCTGCATGTCCACCACCCCGCCTCGCGAACAATTCCTCCTGATCAGTGCCCTGGGCCGCAACCCGATGGAGCTGACCAATGTGCTGTGCCGCGCCAGCCAGGAAAGCCGCTGCGCCGTGGTCAGCAGCCGTGTGAGCCGTCACGGCGAGTTTTCCGCCCTGGTGTTCCAGGTGTCCGGCAGCTGGGATGGCCTCGCCCGACTGGAGGCCGGTCTGAATACCCTGGCCAAGCGCCACGACTTCACGGTGCACGTGACCCGCAGCAACGCCCAGGAAGTGCGTCCCCAGGCGCTGCCCTACGTCGCCTATGTGAGCGCGGCCTATCGCCCGGACGTGCTCGGCGAGTTGTGCCAGTTCTTCATCGACCACCGCGTGGAGCTGGAGAACATGACTTGCGATACCTATATGGCGCCGCAGACCGGCAGCATGATGCTCAACGCCACCATTACCGTGACCCTGCCCGCCGGGACCCAGATCAGTTGGCTGCGCGACCAGTTCCTGGACTTCGCCGACGCCCTGAACCTGGACGCCCTGATCGAGCCCTGGCGCCCGCAGCATCCTTGAGGAGCAAGCAGACATGGCCGTATCCCTGAACCAACCCGTCGCCGATTTCACCGTCCAGGCCACCAGCGGCCTGGAGGTCAGCCTGTCGGCGCTGAAGGGCAAGCAGGTGGTGCTGTATTTCTACCCGAAGGACAGCACGCCCGGCTGCACCACCGAGGGCCAGGACTTCCGCGACCGCCACGACGCCTTCCTGGCGGCCAATACGGTGATTTTCGGGGTGTCCCGCGATGGCCTGAAGTCCCACGAGAACTTCAAGTGCAAGCAGGCCTTCCCCTTCGAGCTGATCTCGGACAAGGACGAAGCCGTCTGCCAGCTGTTCGACGTGATCAAGCTGAAGAAGCTGTACGGCAAGGAGTACCTCGGGGTGGACCGCAGTACCTTCCTGATCGACAAGGACGGCGTGCTGCGCCAGGAATGGCGCGGTGTGAAGGTGCCGGGCCATGCCGACGCGGTGCTGGAAGCCGCCCAGGCGCTGAACAGGGGCTGAGTGCCCGCTGAAACGAACAAGGCCGCGAACGCGGCCTTTTTCATGGACGGTACCTGGCCCGGCTAGGGGGTGCCGTACTCCCGAGGCGCGGCCTTGGGCCAGGCATCGAGTACGGCCTTGAACAAGGTGGCCAGGGGAATGGCGAAGAACACGCCCCAGAAGCCCCAGAGCCCGCCGAACAGCAGCACGGCGCAGATGATGGCCACCGGATGCAGGTTCACCGCTTCGGAGAACAGCAGCGGCACCAGGACATTGCCGTCGAGGGTCTGGATGACGGTATAGACGACCATCAGGTAGATGAACTGGTCGCTCCAGCCCCACTGGAACAGCGCGATCAGCGCCACCGGCACCGTGACCACCACCGCACCGATGTAGGGCACCACCACGGAAAGTCCGACGAGCAGGGCCAGCAGCGCCGCATAGTTGAGCCCGAGCCAGACGAAGGCGACGTAGGTGACGGCGCCGCAGATGACGATTTCGATGACCTTGCCACGGATGTAGTTGGCGATCTGCTGGTGCACCTCTTGCCAGACTTCCTTCATCAGCCCCCGCTCGCTGGGCAGGTAGCCAACGATCCAGCGGCCGATGAGGTCCCGGTCCTTGAGGAAGAAGAACACCAGGATGGGCACCAGCACCAGGTAGATCATGAGGTTGACCAGCAGCGGCAGGCTGGACAGGGAGAAGGTCAGGGCCCACTGGCCGAACTTGCCCACCTCGCTGCGGGTGACTTCGATGGCGTTCAGGACCTGCTCATCGGTGACCAGGTGCGGATAGCGCTCCGGCAACAGCAGCAACAGCGACTGCCATTCGCCGAGCATTCGCGGCAGCTCCTGGAACAGGGTGCTGACCTGCTGCCAGAGCAGCGGCATGAGCACGCCGAAGATCAGCCCCAGAGCCCCCAGGAAAAGCGCGAAAACCACCCAGACCGCCAGGCTGTGGGGCAGGCGCAGCCGTTCCAGCAGGTTGACCAGCCCCTGCATGAGGAAGGCCAGCACCAGGCCGGCGAGCACCGGGGCCAGCATGTTGCCGAGGGTGAGGACGGCGGTGAAGCCGAGTACGAGGACGACGGCCAGCACCACGGCTTCTTCATCGGAGAAGTAGCGTTGTACCCAGTCGCGAAGGACCTTGAGCATCGGAAATCCTTGATGGGGCCGCCAGGCGGGATCAGGCCTTGCGCAGCCAATAGCGGAACACGCCGCCTTCGACCTCTTCATGGAGCAACTGGTGCCCTGCCAATTGCGCGAAGGCACGGAAATCGCGCTGGGAACCGGCGTCGGTGGCGATCACCTTGAGCACCGCGCCGCTGGGCAGGCGGTTGAGCTCGAGCTTGGCCTTGAGCAACGGCAGCGGGCAGTTCAGGCCGCTGGCGTCCAGCTCCGCGTCGAACGCGTCGGGTCGACTGGCGATGTCGGTCATGGAAATCCTCCGGGGAAGATGCCTGGCGGTCCCGGGGAAGGTCGCGGGGCGTGATACTTGAGCGGGCGGTTAGGATACCGAAGGCGGCACGCCGCTGGCCAGTTGGGCAGCCCGGAAGCTACATTTAGGCCTTTGCCGCCAACGAGCCCAGTGCATGACTTTTCTGCGCCCCACTCTGCTGACGCTTGCCTGCCTATTCGCGTCCCCCGCCATGGCTGACGACCTGCCATCCCTGGGGGACTCCAGCTCCTCGATCGTCTCCCCCGAACAGGAACACCAACTGGGCCGCGCCTGGCTCGGCCTGCTACGCGGCCAGGTTCCGCAACTCAACGACCCACAGCTCAAGGACTACGTGGAAGCCAGCGTCTATCGCCTGGCGGAAACGAGCCAGTTACAGGATCGGCGCCTGGAATTCGTGCTGCTCAACAGCCCACAACTGAACGCCTTCGCCGCACCAGGCGGCATCATCGGCGTCAACGGCGGCCTCTTCCTTTACGCGCCGACCGAAGCCGAGTACGCCTCGGTGATGGCCCACGAACTGGCGCACCTGTCGCAACGCCACTTCGCCCGGGGCGTGGAGGCGCAGCAGCGCATGCAGATTCCGGTGATGGCGGCGATGCTGGCCGGTATCGTCGCGGCGGCGGCCGGAGCCGGGGATGCGGGTATCGCCGCGATCATGGGCACCCAGGCGGCGGCCATCCAGGAGCAGCGGCGCTTCTCGCGCCAGAACGAACAGGAAGCCGACCGCATCGGCCTGCTCAACCTGGAGAAGGCCGGCTACGACCCCCGCGCCATGCCGCGGATGTTCGAGCGACTGATGCGGCAGTATCGCTACGACGCCAAGCCGCCGGAATTCCTCCTCACTCACCCGGTGACCGAAAACCGTATCGCCGATACCCGCAACCGCGCCGAGCAACTGCCGGCCGGCGGCGTGGAGAACAGCCTGCGCTATCAGTTGATGCGCGCCCGCGTGCAACTGATGTTCGAGGAAACCCCGGGTATCGCCGCCAAGCGTTTCCGCGCCATGCTCGACGAAGACCCGAAGCTGGATGCCGCCCGCTATGGCCTGGCCATCGCCCAGATCAAGGGCGGACAACTGAACCAGGCCCGGGAGAACCTGACGCCGCTGCTGGCCAAGGCGCCCAACGACATCACCTACAACCTGGCCCAGGTGGACCTCGACATCACCGCCAACCGCGTGGCCGACGCCCAGAAGCGTGTCGATCGCCTATTGGGGGTCTACCCCAACAGCTACCCGCTGAAGCAGATGCGCAGCGAGCTGCTGATCAAGCTGAACAAGCCGAAGGACGCGGAAAGGGTACTGGACGGACTGCTCAAGGAGCGGCCCAACGACCCGGACATCTGGTACGAAATGGCGGAAGTGCGCGGCCTGGCCGGCAATACCATCGGCTTGCACCAGGCCCGCGCCGAGTTCTTCGCCCTGGTGGGCGATTTCGACCAGGCCATCGAGCAGCTGGACTTCGCCAAGCGTCGTTCCAGTGGCAACTTCCCGCTGGCCGCGCGGATCGACGCCCGCCAGCAGCAGCTGATGGAGCAGCAGCGAATGGTGAAGCAGATGATGCGCTGAGCACCGTCGGCGGAGACGAAAAAGCCCGGGAAACCGGGCTTTTTCATGGGCGCTGGCGGAAGGCGGATCAGGCGTTTCCGGCCTGCTTGAGGCGGGCGGCCTGGGTGAAGTCCAGCATGCGCTTGAGGGGCTTGACCGCCTTGGGGATCAGGGCCGGGTCGACGAAGATTTCATTGGTCCCCTGCTGCAGGCATTGCAGGGTGCGCTCCAGTGTATTCATCGCCATCCAGGGGCAATGGGCACAGCTGCGGCACGCGGCGCCGTTGCCGGCGGTGGGGGCCTCGATGAACTGCTTGTCCGGGCAGAGCTGCTTCATCTTGTAGAAGATGCCGCGATCGGTGGCGACGATGAAGGTGGTGTTGGGCAGGGTCTGGGCGGCCTTGATCAACTGGCTGGTGGAGCCTACCGCGTCGGCCAGTTCGATGACCGCCTCGGGGGATTCCGGGTGTACCAGCACGGCGGCGTCCGGGTAGAGCGCCTTCATGTCCTGCAGCTGCTTGGCCTTGAACTCTTCGTGGACGATGCAGGCACCGTCCCAGAGCAGCATGTCAGCGCCGGTTTCGCGCTGGATATAGCGGCCCAGGTGCTGGTCCGGGGCCCAGATGATCTTCTCGCCGTTGTCCATCAGGCTCTCGACGATCTCGAGGGCGCAGCTGGAGGTCACGACCCAGTCGGCACGGGCCTTCACGGCGGCGGAGGTATTGGCGTAGACCACCACGGTGCGCTCGGGATGCTGGTCGCAGAAGGCCGAGAACTCGTCCACCGGGCAACCCAGGTCCAGGGAGCAGGTGGCTTCCAGGGTGGGCATCAGCACGCGCTTCTCGGGATTGAGGATCTTGGCGGTCTCGCCCATGAACTTCACGCCGGCGACCACGACCGTCCGTGCCGGATGCTGGTTGCCGAAGCGCGCCATTTCCAGGGAGTCGGAGACGCAGCCACCGGTTTCCTCGGCCAAGGCCTGGATGACCGGGTCGCAATAGTAGTGGGCAACCAGTACCGCATCCCGCGCCTTCAGTTCGGCGGCGATGGCGGCACGGTAGTGCGCCTCTTCCTCGGCCGTCAGCGGCTTGGGCTGCTTGGCGGCAAGGTGGGCCTGGACCAGGAAGCGTTCGGAAAGCTGAGTCATAGAGGCTGAACCTGCATGCACGGTGACGCGTAGATAATTATAGCCCTGCCCCCTCCGACCTCTGGGCCGCGGAGCCTGGGGTCGCGGATGATAACGCAGATTTGACGGTGCGGGGACCACGGCAGCAGGCGCCGTCTGTCCTGCACCGGATCAAAAACCGGTCTCCGGAAACGACAAAGCCCGCCATGAAGGCGGGCTTTTGAATGTTGGTGGGTCGTGTAGGATTCGAACCTACGACCAATTGGTTAAAAGCCAACTGCTCTACCGACTGAGCTAACGACCCAACGCGAGGCGCATAATACTGATTTTATTCAGGAATTCAACACCCTCTTCGAAAAAAATTACTGGTAGCGTGTCGGATCATTCAGACCGGCTGCCAGGAAGCCGGCAGCGCGCAACCGGCAACTGTCGCACTTGCCACAGGCGTGACCTTCATCATCGGCCTGATAGCAGGACACGGTCAGACCGTAATCGACGCCAAGCCGGCTACCCGCCTGGACGATCTCGGCCTTGCTCATGTTCTGCAGCGGTGCCCGGATCCGGAAGCCGTCTCCCTCCACACCTGCCTTGGTCGCGAGGTTGGCCATGCGCTCGAAGGCCTCGACGAACTCAGGGCGACAATCCGGGTAGCCGGAGTAATCCACCGCATTCACACCGATGAAGATGTCGCGCGCCCCCAGCACCTCCGCCCAGCCCAGGGCCAACGAGAGGAAGACGGTGTTGCGCGCCGGCACGTAGGTGACCGGGATGCCCTCGGTAGGACTTTCCGGTACAGCGATACGGGTATCGGTCAGGGCGGAGCCGCCAATGCCGTTGAGGTTGAGACCGATGACCTTGTGCTCCACCACGCCCAATTGGCGGGCAACCCGATTGGCTGCCTGGAGTTCTGCGCGGTGACGCTGGCCGTAGTCGAAACTCATGCTGTAGCAGGCATAGCCCTCGGCCTTGGCCAGGGCGATGACGGTGGCCGAGTCCAGGCCACCGGACAACAGGATGACCGCTTTCTTCTCGCTCATGGGATGTCCCTCGAATCGGCCCGCCCGACGCGGACGCCGGCAGGCAAGGTAGACAATCGAACCGGTCAGTGGCCGGGCTCGTCGTTCCAGAGAATCTTGTGCAGCTGCAATTGCAGGCGTACCGGCAGGTTGTCCGCCACTATCCAGTCAGCCAGGTCACGCGCATTCACCTGCTTGTGGCTG
This genomic window from Pseudomonas furukawaii contains:
- a CDS encoding glycine cleavage system protein R; this encodes MSTTPPREQFLLISALGRNPMELTNVLCRASQESRCAVVSSRVSRHGEFSALVFQVSGSWDGLARLEAGLNTLAKRHDFTVHVTRSNAQEVRPQALPYVAYVSAAYRPDVLGELCQFFIDHRVELENMTCDTYMAPQTGSMMLNATITVTLPAGTQISWLRDQFLDFADALNLDALIEPWRPQHP
- a CDS encoding peroxiredoxin codes for the protein MAVSLNQPVADFTVQATSGLEVSLSALKGKQVVLYFYPKDSTPGCTTEGQDFRDRHDAFLAANTVIFGVSRDGLKSHENFKCKQAFPFELISDKDEAVCQLFDVIKLKKLYGKEYLGVDRSTFLIDKDGVLRQEWRGVKVPGHADAVLEAAQALNRG
- a CDS encoding AI-2E family transporter codes for the protein MLKVLRDWVQRYFSDEEAVVLAVVLVLGFTAVLTLGNMLAPVLAGLVLAFLMQGLVNLLERLRLPHSLAVWVVFALFLGALGLIFGVLMPLLWQQVSTLFQELPRMLGEWQSLLLLLPERYPHLVTDEQVLNAIEVTRSEVGKFGQWALTFSLSSLPLLVNLMIYLVLVPILVFFFLKDRDLIGRWIVGYLPSERGLMKEVWQEVHQQIANYIRGKVIEIVICGAVTYVAFVWLGLNYAALLALLVGLSVVVPYIGAVVVTVPVALIALFQWGWSDQFIYLMVVYTVIQTLDGNVLVPLLFSEAVNLHPVAIICAVLLFGGLWGFWGVFFAIPLATLFKAVLDAWPKAAPREYGTP
- a CDS encoding sulfurtransferase TusA family protein, producing the protein MTDIASRPDAFDAELDASGLNCPLPLLKAKLELNRLPSGAVLKVIATDAGSQRDFRAFAQLAGHQLLHEEVEGGVFRYWLRKA
- a CDS encoding M48 family metalloprotease; the encoded protein is MTFLRPTLLTLACLFASPAMADDLPSLGDSSSSIVSPEQEHQLGRAWLGLLRGQVPQLNDPQLKDYVEASVYRLAETSQLQDRRLEFVLLNSPQLNAFAAPGGIIGVNGGLFLYAPTEAEYASVMAHELAHLSQRHFARGVEAQQRMQIPVMAAMLAGIVAAAAGAGDAGIAAIMGTQAAAIQEQRRFSRQNEQEADRIGLLNLEKAGYDPRAMPRMFERLMRQYRYDAKPPEFLLTHPVTENRIADTRNRAEQLPAGGVENSLRYQLMRARVQLMFEETPGIAAKRFRAMLDEDPKLDAARYGLAIAQIKGGQLNQARENLTPLLAKAPNDITYNLAQVDLDITANRVADAQKRVDRLLGVYPNSYPLKQMRSELLIKLNKPKDAERVLDGLLKERPNDPDIWYEMAEVRGLAGNTIGLHQARAEFFALVGDFDQAIEQLDFAKRRSSGNFPLAARIDARQQQLMEQQRMVKQMMR
- the nadA gene encoding quinolinate synthase NadA, translating into MTQLSERFLVQAHLAAKQPKPLTAEEEAHYRAAIAAELKARDAVLVAHYYCDPVIQALAEETGGCVSDSLEMARFGNQHPARTVVVAGVKFMGETAKILNPEKRVLMPTLEATCSLDLGCPVDEFSAFCDQHPERTVVVYANTSAAVKARADWVVTSSCALEIVESLMDNGEKIIWAPDQHLGRYIQRETGADMLLWDGACIVHEEFKAKQLQDMKALYPDAAVLVHPESPEAVIELADAVGSTSQLIKAAQTLPNTTFIVATDRGIFYKMKQLCPDKQFIEAPTAGNGAACRSCAHCPWMAMNTLERTLQCLQQGTNEIFVDPALIPKAVKPLKRMLDFTQAARLKQAGNA
- the queC gene encoding 7-cyano-7-deazaguanine synthase QueC, which translates into the protein MSEKKAVILLSGGLDSATVIALAKAEGYACYSMSFDYGQRHRAELQAANRVARQLGVVEHKVIGLNLNGIGGSALTDTRIAVPESPTEGIPVTYVPARNTVFLSLALGWAEVLGARDIFIGVNAVDYSGYPDCRPEFVEAFERMANLATKAGVEGDGFRIRAPLQNMSKAEIVQAGSRLGVDYGLTVSCYQADDEGHACGKCDSCRLRAAGFLAAGLNDPTRYQ